In bacterium, one genomic interval encodes:
- a CDS encoding site-specific DNA-methyltransferase, whose amino-acid sequence MSLIPPGTIIQDDVLTVLPELPTCHAQAIIADPPYYNVLEEDWDTQWHQVSEYLEWSGTWASQCMRILKDDGLFFVFGQLGKREHGFIHLMSQLCVRFTFHDLIIWDRVVGYNERRDSLTPAYEMILVLRKSEKVKFRKDRVRIPYDAKKIETYLRDKRYRDKRARLEHLSKGRYATNILSIPSLKGASKEKSGHPSQKPIELISKLIIISSDPGDLVLDPFLGSGTTAVAAETLSRKWIGIEINESYCAISRQRIDEVRVKDRPSATEEAPNKMAGSSFGLSAKSNRD is encoded by the coding sequence ATGTCTTTGATTCCGCCGGGGACCATTATCCAGGATGACGTTCTTACGGTCTTGCCTGAGCTGCCAACGTGCCATGCGCAGGCCATAATCGCTGACCCACCCTATTACAACGTCCTGGAAGAGGATTGGGATACTCAATGGCATCAGGTCTCTGAGTATCTGGAATGGAGTGGGACTTGGGCCTCGCAGTGCATGCGCATTCTCAAGGACGATGGTTTGTTCTTCGTTTTCGGGCAGCTAGGAAAGCGAGAGCACGGATTCATTCACCTGATGTCACAGCTTTGCGTGAGATTCACGTTCCACGACCTTATTATATGGGATCGGGTCGTTGGGTATAATGAGCGACGAGACAGTCTCACTCCAGCATACGAGATGATCCTTGTGCTCCGGAAGAGCGAGAAAGTCAAATTCCGCAAAGATAGAGTCCGGATTCCCTACGATGCGAAGAAGATCGAGACCTACCTTCGTGACAAGAGATATCGGGATAAGAGGGCCCGACTTGAGCATCTCTCCAAGGGACGATATGCAACCAACATCCTGTCCATACCAAGCCTAAAGGGAGCATCCAAAGAGAAGAGTGGCCACCCTAGTCAGAAACCAATCGAGCTGATCAGCAAGCTGATTATCATTTCCAGCGATCCGGGGGACCTGGTTCTTGATCCATTTCTCGGATCGGGAACAACGGCGGTAGCTGCCGAGACACTCAGCCGAAAATGGATAGGCATCGAGATCAACGAGAGCTATTGCGCTATTTCCCGTCAGAGGATCGATGAAGTGCGTGTCAAAGACAGACCAAGCGCAACTGAAGAAGCCCCCAATAAGATGGCCGGGAGCAGCTTTGGCTTAAGCGCCAAGTCTAACAGAGATTGA
- a CDS encoding ATP-binding protein gives MAIRAFDLNIEEVLENWEVEHALREVIANALDEQVISKTAEIEISKDRQGDWHIRDFGRGLRIEHFTLNENQEKLNELSGVIGKFGVGLKDALATFHRRDVCVLIPSQFGTFRLKQEHKHGFSDIVTLHVEYDDSPNNMRGTEFILHGLTDADMTKAKSLFLTFAGEEILETTTYGQILRRKGNTGRVYILGVFASEEPNFLFSYNITSLTESMKKKLNRERSNVGRTTYADRVKAILKTAKSKAVEDLLVEQVGKRATGEQSDEMAWIEISQMALNLMHQRQKAAYFTEQEIQSRPNILDNARSDGYQVVVITEQQKSKLQAQIQMGGPQVRTLEAYVQEYNASFEYQFVDRAKLTREERRIFDITPKLLALVGLSLNRAPQIRISETMRVTTDGTEGVWDSSIAAVVIKRSRLSSLIGYAATLLHEVGHATTGAVDATPEFERVLTDYLGRTSVAATTFSADATPLRFTARLIRNLFFPHS, from the coding sequence ATGGCAATACGAGCATTTGACCTCAACATCGAAGAAGTCCTGGAGAATTGGGAAGTTGAACACGCCTTGCGAGAAGTCATTGCCAATGCGCTTGACGAGCAGGTTATCTCCAAAACTGCCGAGATAGAGATTTCCAAAGACAGGCAGGGCGATTGGCATATTCGGGATTTTGGGCGTGGTCTCCGAATCGAACACTTTACCCTGAACGAGAATCAAGAGAAACTGAATGAGCTTTCAGGAGTCATAGGCAAGTTCGGCGTCGGACTCAAAGATGCACTGGCTACCTTCCATCGGAGGGATGTCTGTGTTCTTATTCCTTCTCAATTCGGCACATTTCGCCTCAAGCAAGAGCATAAGCACGGTTTTAGTGACATTGTGACTCTTCATGTGGAATACGATGACTCGCCTAACAATATGCGCGGCACGGAGTTCATTTTGCATGGTCTGACCGACGCAGATATGACAAAGGCCAAATCACTCTTTCTGACATTCGCTGGTGAAGAAATCTTGGAAACAACTACCTACGGTCAAATTCTGCGGCGCAAAGGGAATACTGGTCGTGTATACATTTTAGGGGTATTCGCCAGCGAAGAACCTAATTTTCTATTCTCTTACAACATCACGAGTTTGACCGAGTCCATGAAAAAGAAACTCAACCGAGAAAGGTCGAATGTGGGCAGAACCACCTATGCTGATAGGGTAAAAGCCATCCTCAAGACTGCAAAAAGCAAAGCGGTTGAAGATTTGCTTGTAGAGCAAGTTGGAAAGCGTGCAACTGGAGAGCAAAGCGACGAGATGGCTTGGATTGAAATTAGCCAAATGGCTCTAAACCTGATGCACCAACGGCAGAAGGCGGCGTACTTCACAGAGCAGGAGATTCAGTCAAGACCTAATATCCTCGACAATGCGAGGTCAGATGGCTACCAAGTCGTCGTTATTACCGAACAGCAAAAATCAAAGTTGCAGGCCCAAATCCAAATGGGTGGACCACAGGTTCGAACACTAGAAGCCTATGTGCAAGAATACAATGCTAGTTTTGAATACCAGTTTGTTGACCGAGCCAAATTGACGCGAGAAGAGCGCCGCATCTTCGACATCACGCCCAAGCTACTGGCGCTTGTCGGTCTCAGTCTCAATCGCGCTCCGCAAATACGAATTTCGGAGACAATGAGAGTGACGACCGACGGCACCGAAGGCGTTTGGGATTCATCAATTGCCGCCGTAGTCATCAAGCGTAGTAGACTCTCGTCTCTCATTGGCTATGCCGCAACTCTACTGCATGAAGTTGGACATGCAACCACAGGCGCAGTTGATGCGACACCGGAATTTGAGCGCGTACTAACAGATTATTTGGGGAGAACATCAGTAGCGGCAACGACGTTTTCAGCTGACGCCACGCCGCTGCGCTTTACGGCGCGACTGATACGCAACTTGTTCTTCCCCCATTCCTAA
- a CDS encoding YifB family Mg chelatase-like AAA ATPase, producing the protein MLAKVKSCAVVGIEAKMVEVEVDLAPGTCIYSVVGLPDTAVKESKERVIAALRNAGFDLPDGRITVNLAPASVKKQGAGLDLPIAVGILAAQGFVERPSLAKFCIIGELSLDGRVREVAGLLPMTMAARDVNCAAMIVPDANASEAGVVDSVDVFAVSSLAQTIDFINGNVQIPRTVVDMKQAFETASHYRVDFADVKGQLYAKRALEVAVAGAHNVVMIGPPGAGKTMLAKRLPTILPEMTLQESLETTKIHSVAGQLSKGQSLVATRPFRSPHHTISDAGLIGGGAYPRPGEVCLAHNGVLFLDEMPEFHRNVLEVLRQPLEDGSVTISRAALSVKFPTRFMLAAAMNPCPCGHLTNPKVACKCTPVQIQRYRSRISGPLLDRIDIHLDVPVVPYSDLAKWSPGEKSEAVRTRINAARKVQQERFRDEPFFCNAHMQSRDIKRYCRLDEQCEAIMEAAINRMGMSARAYDRILKVARTIADLADEPNLLPEHISEAVQYRTLDRQFS; encoded by the coding sequence ATGCTGGCGAAGGTGAAGAGCTGCGCTGTGGTCGGGATCGAGGCCAAGATGGTCGAGGTCGAGGTTGACCTCGCACCGGGCACGTGCATCTACTCGGTGGTTGGGCTGCCGGACACAGCCGTCAAGGAGAGCAAAGAACGCGTGATAGCGGCGCTTCGGAACGCGGGCTTCGACCTTCCGGACGGTCGCATCACCGTCAATCTTGCCCCAGCCAGCGTCAAGAAACAGGGGGCAGGCCTCGACCTGCCGATAGCTGTGGGCATCCTCGCCGCGCAGGGCTTCGTTGAGCGGCCTTCTCTTGCTAAGTTTTGCATCATAGGCGAGCTGTCGCTCGATGGCCGCGTGCGTGAGGTCGCCGGTCTGCTACCGATGACCATGGCCGCCCGCGACGTCAACTGCGCCGCCATGATCGTCCCTGATGCAAACGCCAGCGAGGCCGGCGTCGTTGACAGTGTGGACGTCTTCGCCGTGAGCTCGCTCGCGCAGACTATTGATTTCATCAATGGCAACGTCCAGATACCTCGCACGGTAGTTGACATGAAGCAAGCTTTCGAGACCGCCTCACATTACCGGGTCGATTTCGCCGATGTCAAAGGCCAGCTGTACGCCAAACGAGCGCTTGAGGTTGCGGTCGCCGGGGCACACAACGTGGTAATGATCGGCCCACCGGGCGCCGGCAAGACCATGCTTGCCAAGCGACTCCCCACGATCCTACCAGAGATGACGCTTCAGGAGTCGCTTGAGACAACCAAGATACACAGCGTCGCGGGTCAGCTTAGCAAGGGCCAATCGCTCGTCGCGACCCGGCCTTTCAGGTCCCCACATCACACCATCTCAGACGCGGGTTTGATCGGCGGGGGAGCGTATCCTCGCCCGGGTGAGGTCTGCCTCGCCCACAACGGCGTGTTGTTTCTGGATGAGATGCCCGAGTTCCACCGCAACGTGCTCGAGGTCTTGAGGCAGCCGCTGGAGGATGGCTCGGTTACGATCTCACGGGCCGCTCTTTCGGTGAAGTTCCCGACGAGGTTCATGCTGGCGGCAGCGATGAACCCCTGCCCATGCGGCCACCTAACGAACCCCAAGGTGGCCTGCAAGTGCACACCCGTCCAGATTCAGCGGTATCGTTCGCGCATTTCGGGTCCCCTGCTAGATAGAATTGACATCCACCTCGACGTCCCAGTCGTTCCCTATTCCGACCTTGCCAAATGGTCGCCCGGCGAGAAGTCGGAGGCGGTTAGGACACGGATCAACGCCGCACGGAAGGTCCAGCAGGAACGTTTCCGGGATGAGCCTTTCTTCTGCAACGCCCACATGCAATCCAGGGACATCAAACGCTACTGCCGGCTCGATGAGCAGTGCGAGGCGATAATGGAGGCAGCGATCAACAGAATGGGCATGAGCGCTCGCGCTTACGACCGCATCCTGAAGGTCGCCCGGACGATAGCTGACCTCGCTGATGAGCCCAATCTCCTCCCCGAGCACATCTCCGAGGCGGTGCAATACCGCACGCTCGACCGGCAGTTCAGCTGA
- a CDS encoding right-handed parallel beta-helix repeat-containing protein, whose translation MTRLFGCLGVCWLLLSLSAFGAYAAEYDVNQDGTGDFEAIQDAIDVTLDGYVIIVHPGTYYENIHFDGKNITLRSLDPEDEEIVALTIIDGAQKGSVVTFAGTEDETCLLSGFTIANGTFGYGGGIYGAGTFAGVSNCTISGNSAEYCGGALHKCSGTISDCTISGNSAGYGGGLYDCDGTISSCTISGNSAGYDGGGLHKCSGTISDCTISGNSAEYGGGLAGCNGTISNCTITGNSAVWVGGGLHQCYATVTDCTISDNAAQDIGGGLSECHGTISECTISGNSAPSVGGLDCCSGVIRNCTITGNSSGGLMGCDGSISNCTITGNSATGEYARGGGLDFCSGVIRNCTITGNSAEYGGGLHQCYATVTDCIIWGNDAPNGGDLWDCGSATITYSCVGVWFGGGEGNISDNPLFVSGPLGDYYLSCRAAGQDADSPCIDTGSGTAESLGLDKLTTRTDSVPDTGVVDMGYHYPLTLEQNPQIVCSLNESEFAPGETLVGFIEAQNPGPDVAVDAYVAFVLPNGTIISLTSSGLAIGTYPWVSNVVLPSGFDFGPTEVLRTTVPQSPGDYLFAAALTNPGQLAFIGDPCLFPFTITD comes from the coding sequence ATGACCAGGTTGTTTGGCTGCCTTGGGGTGTGTTGGTTGCTTCTTTCTTTATCAGCCTTTGGTGCGTATGCCGCTGAGTACGATGTCAATCAAGATGGGACGGGCGACTTTGAGGCGATTCAGGATGCGATTGATGTCACGCTTGATGGCTACGTCATAATCGTGCATCCCGGGACCTACTACGAGAACATCCACTTCGATGGCAAGAACATAACGCTGCGTTCGCTCGACCCGGAGGACGAGGAGATCGTCGCCTTGACCATAATCGACGGTGCCCAAAAGGGCAGCGTAGTTACGTTTGCCGGGACGGAGGATGAGACTTGCCTGCTCTCCGGCTTCACGATCGCTAATGGGACGTTCGGATATGGCGGTGGAATATACGGAGCGGGGACGTTCGCTGGAGTCAGCAACTGCACGATAAGCGGCAACTCGGCAGAGTACTGCGGCGGCGCGCTTCACAAGTGTAGCGGGACGATCAGCGACTGCACGATAAGCGGCAACTCGGCAGGCTACGGCGGCGGGCTTTACGACTGTGACGGGACGATCAGCAGCTGCACGATCAGCGGCAATTCGGCTGGTTACGACGGCGGCGGGCTTCACAAGTGTAGCGGGACGATCAGCGACTGCACGATAAGCGGCAACTCGGCGGAATACGGCGGTGGGCTGGCCGGCTGCAACGGGACGATCAGCAACTGCACCATCACCGGCAACTCCGCGGTGTGGGTAGGCGGTGGGCTGCACCAGTGTTACGCGACGGTCACCGACTGCACGATCAGCGACAACGCGGCGCAGGACATTGGCGGCGGGCTCTCCGAATGCCACGGAACGATCAGCGAATGCACGATCAGCGGCAACTCGGCACCCTCAGTCGGCGGGCTGGACTGTTGCAGCGGCGTGATCAGGAACTGCACGATCACCGGCAACTCGAGCGGCGGGCTTATGGGCTGCGACGGTTCAATCAGCAACTGCACGATCACCGGCAACTCGGCGACCGGGGAGTATGCGCGCGGCGGCGGGCTGGACTTTTGCAGCGGCGTGATCAGGAACTGCACAATCACCGGCAACTCGGCGGAATACGGCGGTGGGCTGCACCAGTGTTACGCGACGGTCACCGACTGCATCATCTGGGGGAATGACGCGCCCAACGGTGGAGACCTGTGGGACTGTGGTAGTGCCACCATCACATACTCCTGCGTCGGGGTCTGGTTTGGCGGGGGCGAGGGCAACATCTCGGATAATCCCCTCTTCGTCTCTGGCCCGCTCGGCGATTATTATCTATCCTGCCGGGCAGCGGGGCAGGATGCCGACAGCCCGTGCATAGACACAGGAAGCGGCACGGCGGAGAGCCTGGGCCTCGACAAGCTCACCACTAGAACAGACAGCGTTCCAGACACGGGCGTTGTCGATATGGGCTATCATTACCCGCTGACACTGGAACAGAACCCACAGATCGTGTGCTCGCTCAACGAAAGCGAGTTCGCCCCGGGCGAGACGCTTGTCGGGTTCATCGAGGCGCAGAATCCCGGGCCAGATGTCGCGGTTGACGCCTACGTCGCGTTCGTTCTGCCGAATGGGACGATAATCTCGCTCACCAGCAGCGGCCTCGCGATTGGGACATACCCCTGGGTCTCCAATGTCGTGCTGCCGAGCGGGTTTGATTTCGGGCCGACCGAGGTCCTCCGGACGACCGTCCCACAAAGCCCCGGTGATTACCTCTTTGCCGCCGCGCTGACCAATCCGGGCCAATTGGCATTCATTGGCGACCCGTGCTTATTCCCATTTACTATCACCGACTGA
- a CDS encoding tetratricopeptide repeat protein — translation MSSITLRSRYGRAITALVAGLVLTLPLLILAQDVIEYKQAYDAYKAKDWAAAQKAIDEAVKKDPDNRKYLYLKALILLKEKRDAEAIRALEKCVSLKPNDYESLFLLGRLFLKRKDYQKSVERFEQGLAYRPGDYQGSYGLATAYVKLRNYEKAANTLSKVTGKALNRFQFNYLYGVVLRSLGKYEEAIKYLEKASLLKPEHVQTQLRLADSYQRFGKHEKAVAIVKPVLAKEPGNVEALNTLGEAQLGAGDYKASLSTGNKMAVVAANDYRGYMLRAKAWQGLNQPDKAVPDLKKVFELDNGGACNAANLLASIYYQRKEFLEAEGYYRRAYEWQKSVTPLLMLGHCYYREGKYDESLETYQKVLKLAPSNLEAQQGVKSSKEQISRKPKQAKK, via the coding sequence TTGAGTAGCATTACGTTGAGAAGCCGTTATGGCCGGGCGATAACAGCTCTGGTCGCAGGTCTTGTTCTTACGCTGCCGCTTTTGATCCTCGCTCAGGACGTTATAGAGTATAAGCAAGCCTATGACGCCTACAAGGCAAAGGACTGGGCCGCCGCACAAAAGGCGATCGACGAGGCGGTCAAGAAGGACCCCGACAATCGGAAGTATTTATATCTCAAGGCGCTGATCCTCTTGAAGGAAAAAAGGGATGCAGAGGCCATCAGGGCTCTTGAGAAATGCGTGAGCCTCAAGCCCAACGACTACGAATCTCTGTTCCTTCTCGGAAGGTTGTTTCTAAAGAGAAAGGACTATCAGAAGTCTGTAGAGCGGTTTGAACAAGGACTCGCCTACCGGCCGGGAGATTATCAAGGCAGTTATGGCTTGGCTACGGCATACGTGAAGCTCCGCAACTACGAGAAGGCCGCGAATACTCTGTCAAAGGTTACGGGCAAGGCTCTGAATCGCTTCCAGTTCAATTATCTCTACGGTGTTGTTCTCCGGTCTTTAGGGAAGTATGAGGAGGCAATCAAGTATCTTGAGAAAGCCAGCCTGTTGAAGCCCGAACACGTTCAGACCCAGCTGAGATTGGCCGACTCTTATCAGCGGTTCGGGAAACACGAGAAGGCCGTGGCGATTGTGAAGCCGGTCTTGGCCAAGGAGCCGGGCAACGTGGAGGCACTTAACACGTTGGGCGAGGCGCAGCTTGGAGCGGGTGATTACAAAGCCTCGCTATCAACTGGCAACAAGATGGCTGTCGTTGCGGCAAATGATTACAGGGGTTACATGCTTCGGGCGAAAGCTTGGCAGGGCCTCAATCAGCCGGACAAGGCGGTCCCGGACCTCAAGAAGGTTTTTGAACTGGACAACGGTGGAGCCTGCAACGCTGCGAATCTCTTGGCGAGCATCTACTACCAGCGCAAGGAGTTCCTCGAGGCGGAGGGGTATTATCGCCGTGCTTACGAATGGCAAAAGAGCGTTACTCCGCTTCTGATGCTTGGCCACTGCTATTACAGGGAAGGTAAGTACGACGAATCTCTCGAGACCTACCAGAAGGTCTTGAAGTTGGCTCCCAGCAATCTCGAGGCGCAGCAGGGCGTCAAGTCAAGCAAAGAGCAGATAAGTCGCAAACCCAAACAAGCGAAGAAGTAA
- a CDS encoding TraR/DksA C4-type zinc finger protein yields MLDKKVLVSFENMLIEHRAALLSQAAKTLKESCGDSCPQSGDFADIASQESNRTLKLRLREREQKLLAKIDKALAKLDRGVYGICEHCGGDISLERLRARPVATLCIECKQDQESEEV; encoded by the coding sequence ATGCTGGACAAGAAGGTATTAGTTTCGTTTGAGAACATGCTAATCGAACACAGGGCTGCTCTGCTTTCGCAGGCCGCAAAAACGTTGAAAGAGTCATGCGGTGATTCGTGCCCCCAAAGTGGTGACTTTGCAGACATAGCGTCCCAAGAATCGAACAGGACATTGAAGCTTAGGCTGCGGGAAAGAGAACAGAAGCTGCTTGCCAAGATCGACAAGGCACTTGCCAAGCTCGATAGAGGCGTTTATGGTATATGCGAACATTGCGGCGGGGACATCAGCCTGGAGCGGCTCCGGGCGCGGCCGGTCGCAACGCTGTGCATCGAGTGCAAGCAGGATCAGGAGTCAGAGGAAGTCTGA
- a CDS encoding phosphomannomutase/phosphoglucomutase — MNPRIFREYDIRGIVGEDLTVDVVAGIGKAFGTDIKRAGLANLVVARDVRLSSPSFAKALIDAILSTGCNVTDIGMVPTPVFYFSLRHLDADGGIVITGSHNPPQFNGLKVCKGKHTIFGREIQALRATVERGDFASGLGKLDKKNVEEDYVNYLFENSIDMGKMTSGRRVKLVIDAGNGTASQLAPRLLSRMGCEVVPLYCEFDGSFPNHFPDPTVPENLSALSAKVGETGAMAGIAFDGDADRIGVIDERGRPIWGDILLLLYARQVLSEHPGAKIISEVKCSQVLGQEIERMGGKSIMWRTGHSLIERKVLEERALLAGEMSGHMYFADRYLGYDDALYAACRLAEILAQSKESLAESIDALPKTYNTPEIRVPCSDEDKFDVVKSIARELKKGHEVIDIDGARVLFDKGWGLVRASNTQPVLVLRFEAESEESLKGIKADFKRLLSKYQSVDISGAF, encoded by the coding sequence ATGAATCCGCGGATCTTTAGGGAATATGATATTCGTGGGATAGTCGGCGAGGACCTGACTGTGGACGTCGTGGCCGGCATAGGCAAGGCGTTCGGGACTGACATCAAGAGGGCTGGCCTTGCCAATCTGGTGGTTGCAAGGGATGTTAGGCTCTCCTCGCCCAGCTTTGCCAAGGCACTGATTGATGCGATCTTATCTACGGGCTGCAATGTAACGGACATCGGCATGGTCCCGACTCCAGTGTTTTACTTCTCACTCCGACATTTGGATGCTGATGGTGGAATCGTCATCACGGGCAGCCATAACCCACCGCAGTTCAACGGCTTGAAGGTCTGTAAGGGCAAGCATACGATCTTTGGCAGAGAGATTCAGGCCCTTCGTGCGACCGTTGAGCGTGGCGATTTCGCCAGCGGTTTAGGCAAGCTCGACAAAAAGAACGTCGAGGAGGACTACGTCAACTATCTATTTGAGAACTCGATCGATATGGGCAAGATGACCTCGGGCCGAAGGGTGAAGCTGGTCATCGATGCTGGCAACGGGACAGCCAGCCAGCTCGCGCCTCGTCTGCTGAGTAGAATGGGCTGCGAGGTTGTTCCGCTTTACTGCGAGTTCGACGGTAGTTTCCCCAATCACTTCCCGGACCCGACTGTGCCCGAGAACCTCTCCGCCTTGTCGGCGAAAGTCGGGGAGACAGGCGCGATGGCGGGGATTGCGTTCGACGGGGATGCTGACCGGATCGGCGTCATAGACGAGAGGGGACGGCCGATATGGGGCGACATTCTGCTCCTGCTTTATGCAAGACAGGTGCTATCAGAGCATCCAGGCGCCAAGATCATATCGGAGGTCAAGTGCTCTCAAGTGCTTGGGCAAGAGATAGAGCGCATGGGAGGCAAGTCAATAATGTGGAGGACCGGGCACTCGCTGATCGAGCGCAAAGTCCTCGAGGAGAGAGCCTTGCTCGCAGGCGAGATGAGCGGCCACATGTATTTCGCCGATAGATATCTTGGCTACGACGATGCGCTATACGCCGCCTGCCGGCTGGCAGAGATTCTCGCTCAGAGCAAAGAGTCGCTCGCCGAGTCGATCGATGCCCTGCCCAAGACTTACAACACACCTGAAATACGTGTGCCGTGCTCAGACGAGGACAAATTTGACGTCGTCAAAAGCATTGCGCGGGAACTTAAGAAAGGCCACGAGGTTATCGACATAGATGGTGCGAGAGTTCTATTCGATAAAGGTTGGGGGCTTGTTAGAGCCTCGAACACGCAGCCGGTGCTAGTGCTTAGGTTCGAGGCAGAGTCGGAGGAGTCGCTTAAGGGCATAAAGGCGGATTTCAAGCGATTGTTGTCGAAATATCAGTCTGTGGATATTTCCGGGGCCTTTTGA